The nucleotide sequence CTTTAGATATCTTAATGAATTATGTATTACCTATAATGGGTGGAGGAACTGGAGCAGGAGCAATACCTATGTCTGAGATGTGGGCTCAAAAAACAGGTGGAAATCCAAAAGATTGGTTTGCTTTTGCAATCTCAATATTAACAATAGCTAACGTTATTGCTATATTTACAGGTGCTTTATTAAAAGAGATTGGAAAGAAACATCCATCATTAACTGGTTTTGGTAATTTAATACTAGATGATTCGAAAGAAGCTATAAAAGAGGAAGCTGGTCCGAAAGTAGAAGTTGGACAAAAAGAATTTGCCGCTGCACTAGTATTTACAGGAGTATTATTCATATTCTCACATATTTCTGGGGTTATCTGGTCATCTTTAAACTTACCGTTTGAAATGCACAGATTAGCATTCCTAGTAATATACTCAATCATTTTAAATGTTTTAGATGTAGTTCCAGCACCTTTAAAAGCTGGAGCAAAGAATGTACAAACATTCTTCTCTAAGTACACAATTTGGATACTTATGGGTGCAGTAGGATTTGGAACAGATGTAAGAGAAATTATAAACTCTTTATCAATAGCTAACGTTGCAATAGCAATGGCAATTGTTTTAGGAGCAGTTTTATTTATAATGTTAATGTCTAAAAAAATGAAGTTCTACCCAGTAGAAGCAGCTATTACAGCAGGACTTTGTATGGCTAATAGAGGTGGATCTGGAGATATCGCGGTTTTAGGAGCTGCTGATAGAATGGAACTAATATCTTTCGCACAAATTTCATCAAGAGTAGGAGGAGCAATGATGCTTATCCTAGGTTCGATGATATTTGGATTCTTTGCATAATCAAGCTCTTAGTTAATTTAATTTACATACATAAAAGAGGTCAGAGTCGTCTGATCTCTTTTTCTTTTAATTTATAATAAATAATGTATAATAAAGTAATAGAAGGAAAGTGGGAGGAATTTATGTTTAGAAAAGATATTTCTCAATTTTTAATAGATAAAAAAAATAGTGTTGTTTATATAGGTTCATCTAATAAAAATATAGACATCTATTTTGATAATATAAAAGACCATGAAAAAAATATAGTAAAACTTTCAGATTTACAAGATGAAAATGAATACTATAGAGTTAATTACGAATTGTTAGAAAAAATGGCTAAAAAAGAAAAAATTATAATTTTAATGTCATTGGAAGGATTGATAAAAAAATATTCTTTAAATACTAATGTCTTAAACTTAAAATTAGGTGTAGGGTTAAGTAGAAAAGACCTGATAGATACTTTAGAAAAGAATGGATATCAAAAAAATTATTTGGTTCAAAAGAGATTGGAATTTTCTGTTAGGGGAGATATTATTGATATTTTTCCTTTAAATGGTGAAAATCCAGTAAGATTAGAATTTTTTGGAGATGAAATAGATAGAATAACACATTTCTCAATTTTAGATCAAAAAAGTTTTGAGAAGATATCAAATATAAATATGTATATAAACAAAAATAATTTTGAAAAATTAAATTTTTTAGAAATTTTGAATAATTTTAAAAAAGATAATGAAGTTGAGATGTTTTTAGAAAATAATGAGATTATAAAATATAAATTAGAAGAACTAATTATTCGAGAAAGAGATAATGAAGATGAGTTAAGAAGTTTATATGAAAAAATTCAAAACAGATGCATAAAGATAGATGTTTTAAAAAGTGAAGGAGATACAGAAAGAGTTAAAGTTCAAAATAAAAAAGATGGTATAAAATATGAAAATATATCTCAAATTCGAGAAGGCGATTATATAATTCATGAAAACTATGGTGTAGGTCTTTACTTAGGAATTCAAGAGATAAATGGAAAAGATCACTTAGCCATAAGATATGCAGATGAGGATAAATTGTTTGTCCCAATTGAAGGACTAAATAAAATAGAAAGATTTTTAGTAAATCCAGGAAAAACACCAGAACTTTATAATTTAGGAAGAAGAGGATTTAAAAGACGAAGAGAAAAATTAGAAGAGGATATGCTTAAATTTGCAAAAGAAATTGTTGAGATTCAAGCAAGAAGAGCTTTAAATACAGGTTATAAATTTTCAGCAGATACAGTTTGGCAAGAGGAATTTGAAGAAAAGTTCCCCTATATAGAAACAAAAGATCAAAAAAATGCAATAGAAGATGTAAAAAGAGATATGGAATCTTCTAGAGTGATGGATAGAATTGTATGTGGAGATGTAGGTTATGGTAAGACAGAGGTAGCTATTAGAGCAGCTTTTAAATGTGTTATGGATGGAAAACAGGTTTTGATTGTAGCACCAACAACAGTTCTAGCTCAGCAACATTATGAAAGATTTGTGGAGCGATATAAAGATTATCCGATTACTCTTGAACTTTTAAGTAGATTAAGTGGAGATAAAGAACAAAAGGAGATACTAAAAAGATTAGAATCAGGAAGTATTGATATTGTGATTGGAACTCACAGAGTTTTATCTGGAGATTTAAAATTTAAAAATTTAGGCTTAGTAATAGTTGACGAAGAGCAAAAATTTGGAGTTAAAGATAAAGAGAGATTAAAAAAAATGAAAACAAATGTAGATATGTTGACGTTAACAGCTACTCCAATTCCAAGAACGTTGAATTATGCCTTATTGGGTATTAGAGATATATCGGTAATTGAAACTGCACCAGAAGGCAGAGTCCCTGTAGAAACAACTTTTATAAATGATAATAAAAAAGATATCAGAGAATCTATAATGAAAGAGATTGCTCGTGAAGGGCAAGTTTTCTATATATTTAATCGTGTGAAAAGAATAGAAGATAAATTGAATGATTTAAAGAAAATACTTCCTAAGTTTGTAACAATAGATTATATTCACGGAAAGATGTCTCCCAAAAATATAAAAGAAAGACTTAGAAAATTTCAAGATGGAGACATAGATATTCTTTTAAGTACGACTATTATAGAAAATGGAATTGATATAGAAAATGCTAATACTATATTGATTGAAGGAATTGATAAATTAGGATTATCGCAGGTCTATCAACTGAGAGGGCGTGTAGGTAGAGGAAAGAGAAAAGGTTATTGTTATTTGATTATAGATAAAGATAAAAAGATGGGAAAGAAAGCTTCTGAAAGAAAAGAGAGTTTAAAGGAAATTGGTGAATTTGGAGGTGGATTTAAACTTTCTTTAGAAGATATGAGAATTAGGGGAGCAGGAGAAATTTTAGGTGATAAACAACATGGTGCACTAGAAACTTTCGGATATAATCTATATACTAAGTTATTGCAAGAGGAAATATCTCGTGTGAAAGGTGATTATCAAGAGGAATTTGAAACAAAAATAAATTTAAATGAGGAATCGTATCTTCCTAAAGATTATATCGAAGGTGATGAAAGATTAGTTATTTATAGAAGATTAGTTGACATTAGAAATCTAGATGATTTAAAAGAAATAAAATTAGAATTAAAAGATAGATTTGGTGATGAACCAGAAGAGGTTCTAAACTTATTAAAATATTTAGAAATAAAATTACTAGCCAAAGAGTTGAAAATAAAAGAGATTCAAAAAAATGATAATGAGGTTTTCTATAAATTTGATAATAATTTTGTAAACTTTGAGAAATTGATGAAACTTATTGAAGAGAAAGAAGCTCGTTATTCTCAAAAGGATGGTGGTCTTTATTCAAATAAAGATATTTTAGAGTTTTTATACTGGTATAGAGGAGATGAAGAGTAAAATGCAAAAATTTGATGAGTTAGTTGAAATTATAAAAAAATTGAGGGCACCAGATGGATGTCCTTGGGATAGAGAACAAACTTTGGAAAGTTTAAAGCCCCATCTTTTAGAAGAAACATATGAAGTTTTAGAAGCTATGGACGAGGGTGGAGATAAGCTGATGGGAGAATTAGGAGATCTTTTACTTCAGGTAGTTTTTCAATCAAATATCTGCGATGAAAAAGGTGAGTTCTCAATAGAGGATGTGGTTCAAGCTATTTCAGAAAAAATGATAAGAAGGCATCCACATGTTTTTGGTGAATTAAGTGATATTAAAACATCTGATGAGGTTTTAGTAAATTGGGAAAAGATAAAAAAGGAAGAAAAAGAGCACAAAGATAGAAAATCAATTTTAGATGGAGTTCCAAAGGGATTACCAGCTTTATTAAAAGCTGAAAAATTGCAAAAAAAAGCTTCGAAAGTTGGATTTGATTGGCCAGAAGTTCATGGTGTAATAGATAAGGTTGAAGAAGAGATCGATGAATTGAGAGACGAGATAATGGTTGGAAATAAAGAGAAAGCACAGGAGGAACTAGGAGATTTATTCTTTGCTTTAGTAAATTTATCAAGACATTTAGGAGTGAATCCAGAGACATGTTTGAATGCAGCATCAGCTAAGTTTGAAAAACGATTTAGATACGTTGAAGAAAATTGTGATTTGGAAAATGCTACTTTAGAAGAGATGGATAGGATTTGGGAAGAGGCTAAAAAATAAAAATATCTTTTTAAGCTCTTGACATATGAAAAAAATAGGGTATATATAATATTACGGTAAAAGGATGGTATAGTAATGAGATTAGATAAGTTTTTAAAAGTGAGTAGAATAATAAAGAGAAGACCAGTAGCAAAAATAGTTGTTGATGGTGGAAAAGCTAAGTTGAATGGAAAAGTAGCTAAAGCTAGTACAGAAGTAAAAGTTGGAATGGAATTAGAATTAGAATACTATAATAGATATTTTAAATTTAGAATTTTAGAAGTTCCAGAAGGAAATGTTTCAAAAAGTAAAACATCGGAATTGGTTCAAGTTTTAGATAGCAAAGGAATTGTTATTGATTTAGATGGTGAGGAGGATATATTTTAATGCAAGTGTATGAACTTGAATCGAATGCTAAAATAAATATTGGATTAAATATAGTAGGTAAATTAGAAAATGGATATCATCTTTTAGATATGACTATGTTACCAATAACTTTGTCTGATAAGTTAAGAGTGAAAGTAATTGATGAACTTGATAAATTAAAAATAAAAACAAATAAAAAGGATATTCCTGTTGATGAAAGTAA is from Cetobacterium sp. ZOR0034 and encodes:
- the mfd gene encoding transcription-repair coupling factor codes for the protein MFRKDISQFLIDKKNSVVYIGSSNKNIDIYFDNIKDHEKNIVKLSDLQDENEYYRVNYELLEKMAKKEKIIILMSLEGLIKKYSLNTNVLNLKLGVGLSRKDLIDTLEKNGYQKNYLVQKRLEFSVRGDIIDIFPLNGENPVRLEFFGDEIDRITHFSILDQKSFEKISNINMYINKNNFEKLNFLEILNNFKKDNEVEMFLENNEIIKYKLEELIIRERDNEDELRSLYEKIQNRCIKIDVLKSEGDTERVKVQNKKDGIKYENISQIREGDYIIHENYGVGLYLGIQEINGKDHLAIRYADEDKLFVPIEGLNKIERFLVNPGKTPELYNLGRRGFKRRREKLEEDMLKFAKEIVEIQARRALNTGYKFSADTVWQEEFEEKFPYIETKDQKNAIEDVKRDMESSRVMDRIVCGDVGYGKTEVAIRAAFKCVMDGKQVLIVAPTTVLAQQHYERFVERYKDYPITLELLSRLSGDKEQKEILKRLESGSIDIVIGTHRVLSGDLKFKNLGLVIVDEEQKFGVKDKERLKKMKTNVDMLTLTATPIPRTLNYALLGIRDISVIETAPEGRVPVETTFINDNKKDIRESIMKEIAREGQVFYIFNRVKRIEDKLNDLKKILPKFVTIDYIHGKMSPKNIKERLRKFQDGDIDILLSTTIIENGIDIENANTILIEGIDKLGLSQVYQLRGRVGRGKRKGYCYLIIDKDKKMGKKASERKESLKEIGEFGGGFKLSLEDMRIRGAGEILGDKQHGALETFGYNLYTKLLQEEISRVKGDYQEEFETKINLNEESYLPKDYIEGDERLVIYRRLVDIRNLDDLKEIKLELKDRFGDEPEEVLNLLKYLEIKLLAKELKIKEIQKNDNEVFYKFDNNFVNFEKLMKLIEEKEARYSQKDGGLYSNKDILEFLYWYRGDEE
- the mazG gene encoding nucleoside triphosphate pyrophosphohydrolase, which produces MQKFDELVEIIKKLRAPDGCPWDREQTLESLKPHLLEETYEVLEAMDEGGDKLMGELGDLLLQVVFQSNICDEKGEFSIEDVVQAISEKMIRRHPHVFGELSDIKTSDEVLVNWEKIKKEEKEHKDRKSILDGVPKGLPALLKAEKLQKKASKVGFDWPEVHGVIDKVEEEIDELRDEIMVGNKEKAQEELGDLFFALVNLSRHLGVNPETCLNAASAKFEKRFRYVEENCDLENATLEEMDRIWEEAKK
- a CDS encoding RNA-binding S4 domain-containing protein — translated: MRLDKFLKVSRIIKRRPVAKIVVDGGKAKLNGKVAKASTEVKVGMELELEYYNRYFKFRILEVPEGNVSKSKTSELVQVLDSKGIVIDLDGEEDIF
- a CDS encoding 2-hydroxycarboxylate transporter family protein; translation: MAQKNFKELFDPKQTKWSGLSVQMFLALLAVVALVVYVPFGGKEAAFLRGNFLTVFTILAVFGILFGEIGDRIPIWNDYIGGGTVLVFFTSAVMGTYNMIPAKVLKSIDVFYGEQPVNFLELFIPALIVGSVLTVNRKTLLQSIAGYIPLILIGVLGASVGGILVGFLFGKEPLDILMNYVLPIMGGGTGAGAIPMSEMWAQKTGGNPKDWFAFAISILTIANVIAIFTGALLKEIGKKHPSLTGFGNLILDDSKEAIKEEAGPKVEVGQKEFAAALVFTGVLFIFSHISGVIWSSLNLPFEMHRLAFLVIYSIILNVLDVVPAPLKAGAKNVQTFFSKYTIWILMGAVGFGTDVREIINSLSIANVAIAMAIVLGAVLFIMLMSKKMKFYPVEAAITAGLCMANRGGSGDIAVLGAADRMELISFAQISSRVGGAMMLILGSMIFGFFA